The Fusarium musae strain F31 chromosome 10, whole genome shotgun sequence genome window below encodes:
- a CDS encoding hypothetical protein (EggNog:ENOG41) produces the protein MAERPRFDVPDSKAAKVSIIDSSLRLSGMPLTHLMKPAMEGLDAMPTLTTWSFLVESSSGKKALFDLGVPKEPLKNFSPKDADTIRRNSNWDVHVSKNVADILAENNVQPSEIDSVIWRGRALREIDFEHQPLQIGPFRAFDFFGDGSFYLLDTPGHDIGHLAGLARTTTSPDTFIFMGGDLCHHGGELRPSKYLPYPSNLSEHLSLSDSLRLHLSQCPGSAFGDMNVERGRAAGETFFDPAIGCDKELAIKTIKEAQKADAQDNVFFVFAHDTTMFGVIDMFPKQANDWKKKGWKEKTFWKFLNDFAAALKP, from the exons ATGGCTGAACGACCGCGATTCGACGTGCCAGACAGCAAAGCCGCCAAAGTCAGCATCATCGACTCCAGCTTGAGACTGTCGGGCATGCCACTCACTCATCTCATGAAACCGGCGATGGAAGGACTCGATGCGATGCCAACACTGACAACATGGTCGTTCCTAGTTGAAAGTTCTTCAGGGAAGAAAGCACTCTTTGATCTGGGCGTTCCGAAGGAGCCGTTGAAGAATTTCTCGCCAAAGGATGCTGATACGATAAGAAGAAACTCGAACTGGGACGTGCATGTTTCGAAGAATGTTGCAGATATTCTTGCTGAGAACAACGTACAGCCGTCGGAGATTGACAGTGTGATATGGAG GGGCAGAGCGCTGAGAGAGATTGACTTTGAACACCAACCCCTTCAGATCGGCCCATTTCGTGCCTTTGACTTCTTCGGCGATGGTTCATTCTATCTTCTTGATACACCAGGCCATGACATTGGTCATCTGGCAGGTCTTGCTCGTACAACTACCAGCCCTGataccttcatcttcatgggAGGCGATCTATGCCACCATGGAGGCGAGTTACGTCCATCGAAGTACCTACCATACCCATCAAATCTCTCAGAGCATCTATCACTCTCAGATTCACTCCGTCTCCATCTGTCCCAATGCCCCGGTAGTGCTTTCGGCGACATGAATGTCGAGCGTGGACGGGCCGCTGGTGAGACATTCTTTGACCCAGCAATTGGGTGTGATAAGGAACTAGCGATAAAGACGATTAAAGAGGCTCAGAAAGCAGATGCACAAGACAATGTCTTCTTTGTGTTTGCCCATGATACAACTATGTTTGGTGTTATCGATATGTTCCCTAAGCAAGCGAATGATTGGAAGAAAAAGGGTTGGAAGGAGAAGACGTTCTGGAAGTTTTTGAACGATTTTGCAGCTGCGCTGAAGCCTTAG
- a CDS encoding hypothetical protein (EggNog:ENOG41): MSFHSMPVVLAEHLTLYCQPQDLSRLSRVNHAFHAIFNPVLYKRNAAATGLPPCYPWTHEHDPKDCWTCPVDKAFRSCLHWAVYHDSLSTIKLGVAYGSDVNKINDVADFIPYEEDPESTPICGPIKRATHEILQLLLERDVIYSVICDEGNIPGLHCAVAEGSLPAIDAFIQHKCSRPTDRDAAGQTPLHWVEHCEDQDLVCAIIERLAQWGVPLDAEVESQWGDWHGGKALNMLIGRRKFEPALKLLQLGADPTVEQDEDWGLQLLSHCIDGRDKEYIPICSPELAERNREAGLELLSLLIQKGIDPGKPRKVDRPHDLDYFEDSRPLLSALLTSDARCIQILFDAGGMARESIYKNNHDNILGDFVEMMVDAVEEGISLREMKDEVESRKESVCLLLNGGARIDSRDDESSALSKACEIEQGFGILDFLAENATCRNAEVEYVVGLRDMYKRDEIVWEKLDRFYQKLLAEKNEREGIQDVEKSGRKNDSYMPNRSWICSTEEL; encoded by the exons ATGAGTTTCCATTCAATGCCCGTAGTGCTTGCTGAGCATCTCACGCTCTATTGCCAGCCCCAAGACCTCTCGCGCCTATCTCGCGTCAACCACGCGTTTcacgccatcttcaacccagTCCTCTACAAGCGCAACGCCGCTGCCACTGGCCTACCGCCCTGCTATCCATGGACCCACGAACATGATCCAAAGGATTGCTGGACATGTCCCGTCGACAAGGCCTTCAGGTCATGTCTTCATTGGGCTGTATATCACGATTCACTGTCTACGATCAAGCTGGGTGTAGCTTATGGCTCCGATGtcaacaagatcaacgacGTGGCTGATTTTATCCCTTATGAGGAAGACCCTGAGTCTACTCCCATTTGTGGGCCTATCAAACGGGC CACCCATGAGATCTTACAATTGTTACTGGAGCGAGACGTTATTTACTCTGTAATATGTGATGAGGGCAATATCCCTGGGCTTCATTGCGCCGTTGCCGAAGGCTCTCTTCCTGCGATTGATGCCTTCATCCAGCATAAATGCTCCCGCCCTACTGATCGAGATGCCGCGGGCCAGACACCGCTTCATTGGGTTGAACATTGCGAGGACCAGGACTTAGTCTGTGCGATTATCGAGAGGCTAGCCCAGTGGGGTGTTCCTCTGGATGCGGAAGTTGAATCTCAGTGGGGAGATTGGCACGGCGGCAAAGCTCTGAACATGCTCATCGGGAGGAGAAAGTTTGAGCCTGCCCTTAAACTACTGCAGCTTGGAGCCGATCCGACAGTAGAGCAGGACGAAGATTGGGGCCTACAGCTGTTGAGCCACTGCATCGACGGCCGTGACAAAGAATACATACCCATTTGTTCGCCAGAACTCGCGGAGAGGAACAGGGAGGCTGGGTTGGAGTTACTGAGTCTCCTGATCCAAAAAGGAATTGATCCAGGCAAGCCCCGTAAAGTGGACAGACCACATGATCTAGATTATTTCGAGGACTCAAGACCACTGCTATCAGCGCTCCTAACGTCTGACGCACGGTGCATACAAATCCTTTTCGATGCCGGAGGAATGGCCCGCGAATCCATTTATAAGAACAACCATGATAACATCCTCGGAGACTTTGTGGAAATGATGGTggatgctgttgaggagggtATATCTCTTAGGGAAATgaaagatgaagttgaatcGCGCAAAGAGTCAGTTTGTCTGCTCCTCAACGGAGGGGCTCGAATAGACTCGAGGGACGATGAATCCTCGGCGTTGAGTAAAGCGTGTGAGATTGAGCAAGGGTTCGGGATACTTGACTTTCTGGCTGAGAATGCGACTTGTAGGAATGCGGAGGTGGAATATGTCGTTGGTCTGAGAGATATGTATAAGCGGGATGAGATTGTATGGGAGAAGCTGGATCGGTTCTATCAGAAGTTGCtggctgagaagaatgagcgAGAAGGAATCCAAGACGTTGAGAAATCTGGAAGAAAGAACGACAGCTATATGCCCAATCGATCTTGGATCTGTTCTACAGAAGAGTTGTAA
- a CDS encoding hypothetical protein (EggNog:ENOG41): MQDQSPYAILSGAIDIPHITSTKQELTLNYYGPVDGSILTEVSKFLARYTDAVEQELESKIKTFLKTTQMDCSGDTQEKKACWLTIRITKPCTAFKIPRWHQDGPMFEYDQGREDIVRSKYALTLLGPTTLMLQPHEHVFETQHEAEARYYLWRNKVDGPDPSDDEMYDADDLLRESLGNAFKDTPRVQVGHGQIVRFSWGRDDSPVHSEPDLVSDRIFVTVLYGSESELRTMSQWREASYGEYSVE, encoded by the coding sequence ATGCAAGATCAATCACCATACGCGATTCTTTCGGGAGCCATCGACATTCCCCACATCACGTCTACAAAACAAGAGTTGACACTCAATTACTACGGTCCCGTTGACGGCTCCATTCTTACTGAGGTGTCAAAATTCCTCGCTCGCTATACCGATGCAGTAGAGCAGGAGTTGGAATCCAAAATCAAGACGTTCCTCAAGACCACGCAGATGGACTGTTCGGGCGACACTCAAGAGAAAAAGGCATGCTGGCTCACCATCCGAATCACAAAGCCTTGTACCGCATTCAAAATCCCGAGATGGCATCAAGATGGCCCCATGTTTGAATACGACCAAGGACGCGAAGACATCGTGCGTAGCAAGTATGCGCTGACGTTACTCGGGCCAACTACGCTCATGCTACAGCCCCACGAGCATGTCTTTGAGACACAGCATGAAGCAGAGGCGCGGTATTACTTGTGGCGAAATAAAGTTGATGGCCCTGATCCCTCCGATGACGAGATGTACGACGCAGACGATCTACTACGGGAATCGCTTGGCAATGCATTCAAGGACACTCCCAGAGTCCAAGTTGGACACGGCCAAATCGTGCGGTTCAGTTGGGGAAGAGATGACAGTCCTGTGCATTCCGAGCCAGATCTTGTTTCCGATAGGATCTTCGTGACTGTACTGTATGGAAGTGAGTCTGAACTACGAACCATGAGTCAGTGGAGAGAGGCATCGTATGGAGAATATTCTGTCGAGtag
- a CDS encoding hypothetical protein (EggNog:ENOG41) has translation MKPTNAILSVLASQATAQLIDIQIGDTARLDIMRQAAEAQVNGNTAKAHALMDQIRVADAAHGKSLWKTDCRVSSQFEAEIYTVQDPSRAPKEIAWAMEFLDNHWKTDDGRDLPYPGDFDRFMHPDGFRVMRMDSKKLPWAVRKYHEELVKEGKQMERKFIAEIDGSAFFAPGVVTWLAPLFAGSQVELGKDACEDALVDFSNWGKGKQAADGVRYSFGYGGKVQVGDHITVEVHAQRSSKQGAEKKVEDGGDEETEGTEEL, from the exons atgaAGCCAACCAACGCGATCCTCTCCGTCCTTGCCTCGCAGGCGACGGCGCAGCTCATCGATATCCAGATCGGCGACACCGCTAGGCTCGATATCATGCGCCAAGCAGCCGAAGCCCAAGTCAACGGCAACACAGCCAAAGCCCACGCATTAATGGATCAAATCCGCGTCGCAGACGCCGCGCACGGAAAGTCTCTCTGGAAGACAGATTGTCGCGTCAGCTCTCAATTCGAAGCTGAGATCTACACCGTTCAGGATCCCTCGCGCGCACCGAAGGAAATCGCCTGGGCGATGGAGTTTCTCGATAATCACTGGAAGACAGATGATGGTCGCGATCTTCCGTACCCTGGTGATTTTGATCGCTTCATGCATCCTGATGGATTCAGGGTTATGCGCATGGATTCTAAGAAGCTTCCTTGGGCGGTGCGCAAGTATCATGAGGAGCTTGTTAAGGAGGGTAAGCAGATGGAGCGCAAGTTCATCGCGGAGATTGATGGGAGTGCGTTCTTTGCGCCGGGTGTTGTTACGTGGTTGGCGCCTTTGTTTGCGGGGAGTCAAGTTGAGCTTGGCAAGGATGCGTGTGAAG ATGCCCTTGTTGACTTTAGTAACTGGGGTAAGGGGAAGCAGGCGGCTGATGGTGTTAGGTATTCCTTTGGGTATGGTGGTAAGGTGCAGGTTGGGGATCATATCACTGTTGAGGTGCACGCTCAGAGGTCTTCTAAGCAgggtgctgagaagaaggttgaggatggcgGGGATGAGGAGACTGAGGGAACCGAGGAGCTGTAG
- a CDS encoding hypothetical protein (EggNog:ENOG41): MGEGTRRSTNGLSSVFKRNFWFTCRIHALEKYPLLTVWKKPVMLSHYNIISGIIQTCTFDSVSRKADGVDTQVMLGVLPFSHVFGLMLITHLGTYRGDEIIVMPRFEFEPFLAAVSRFKIQQLPIVPPIVIQMLDRRELCGKYDLSSVRFVYTGAAPLGKGTVDDLLSLYPKWRLGQGYGMTETATVFIQSSEHDTQVGTTGSLLPAAKARIVDPDGKEIAEYEKPGELLIQSPTVSLGYFNNPKATAKTFFEDTDGRWIRTGDEVLVRMSESGNEHFVVVDRVKELIKVKGHQVAPAELESHLLTHPAVSDCAVIQIPDTRAGEVPKAFVVKSNQTSQSDEDIARDIERYVAEHKARYKWLKGGVEFIDVIPKSPTGKILRRKLRDKEREARKSRGAKL, translated from the exons ATGGGCGAAGGGACAAGGCGCTCGACAAACGGCTTATCTTCTGTATTCAAGCGGAACTTCTGGTTTACCTGTAGGATCCACGCCCTTGAGAAGTATCCTTTGCTAACTGTTTGGAAGAAACCGGTCATGCTCTCGCACTACAACATCATATCGGGCATCATACAAACATGTACATTCGACTCGGTCTCCCGAAAAGCGGATGGTGTCGACACGCAAGTGATGCTCGGAGTCTTGCCATTCAGCCACGTCTTTGGGCTCATGCTTATTACCCACTTGGGAACATACCGCGGCGACGAGATCATCGTTATGCCTCGGTTCGAGTTTGAGCCATTCTTGGCTGCGGTTAGTCGCTTCAAGATACAGCAGCTTCCAATTGTACCCCCTATCGTGATTCAGATGTTGGACAGGAGGGAGCTTTGTGGGAAGTATGACTTGAGCAGCGTCAGGTTTGTGTATACTGGTGCAGCACCACTTGGGAAAGGAACGGTTGATGATCTGTTGAGTCTTTATCCAAAGTGGCGTCTTGGCCAAGGCTACG GGATGACAGAGACGGCGACTGTCTTCATCCAAAGTAGCGAGCACGATACCCAAGTTGGCACAACCGGATCATTACTTCCAGCAGCCAAGGCCAGGATCGTCGATCCCGACGGTAAAGAGATTGCGGAATACGAAAAGCCAGGCGAACTACTGATTCAGAGTCCAACGGTGTCTCTTGGTTACTTCAACAATCCGAAAGCCACCGCCAAGACTTTCTTTGAGGATACTGACGGCCGCTGGATTCGAACGGGGGACGAGGTGCTGGTTCGTATGTCTGAGAGTGGGAACGAGCATttcgttgttgttgatcgAGTCAAGGAGCttatcaaggtcaag GGCCATCAAGTCGCGCCAGCAGAGCTCGAGTCTCATCTTCTCACTCACCCTGCCGTGAGTGACTGCGCAGTCATCCAGATTCCCGATACACGAGCTGGCGAAGTTCCCAAAGCATTCGTGGTAAAATCAAACCAAACAAGTCAATCTGACGAGGACATTGCGAGGGATATTGAGCGTTATGTTGCGGAGCATAAAGCTAGGTATAAGTGGCTGAAGGGCGGAGTTGAGTTTATTGATGTGATACCGAAAAGTCCGACtgggaagatcttgagacGCAAGCTGAGGGATAAGGAGAGGGAGGCTAGGAAATCGAGGGGAGCAAAGTTGTGA